The DNA segment gaaataagatagaatattatgttataaactaaagtttataaaataatattctttcatcattatttaaaatgatgaagtactgttaattactcaaagagaataaaatcatttaaattaatttagagtttttaacgtaaagttaaatatctttatatagGCTTACTGACTATGGTGTCACAGTGCGAAGAGGGGTGGTGGTTTGATAGAGACAATGAGTTTGCGATTTTGTGCatagagaagaaagaaatataGAGAATCTTAGGGTCACAGAGTGAGTGAAGACGTGCTCAGGATGTGAGGATGGTGGCACTCATAGTGGAGAGAGAACGCCTGAGGGAGGGAGAGAACGAGAGTGAGTGAGAGAAGCAAAACACCAGGATATAAAATGAGAGGGAGGAACCAAgacataccttggtggtgtggtgtGCTATGCTCTATCTCCAACGACCTTCGCTAGTCACCAAGGCGATCATAATTCTAGAAGGGAATATGCCGAACAaagggttagagagagagagagaggtggaaAACTTACTGGCATCGAAGACCACAAGCCGGAGGTGACAACGCTATTGTTCCACAATGAGTGAAGGTTCATAGGAGTGAAAGAGAGTTCAAGCTACAACACAAATAGGAAAATGAGAGATACagatgaagagagaaagagacaaaAGATGAAAGAGGACTTACCAGCAAGGCGGTGGAGCATGGCCATGGTGCAGTGGGTGGGGTGACTTGTTATGTAGCAAACAATCATGGGGTAGAGGGAGAGTCAATGGAGATAGGGAAAGAGGGAGATGGAGAGTCAGCTGTGCAACATGAACCCAAGAAAATAATGTGGGGTCTAGGTGTAGTGATGAAGTTGCATGGTGATGCCCTGGTGTGGAGTACGTTTACAAGTGCATGTGTGTTTAGGGAGAGGGGGGCCAGCTGAGAGGCGAGTGAGAGATAGATAGAGGAAGTAAAGAGAGAGACAATGGGTGCTAGGGAATAAGAAGACGTTAggggagaaggaaaagaaaattgtttttaGGGTTTTATCATATCAAAGTCGTTTTAatcccttcttttttctttgcagGCTAGGCTTTGATTTTAGAAAAGAATCTTGGGTACATGTTGGGTGATTACAATATagcttataaattgatgtgattacATGTGATACGCTATATTTACcttataaggaaaaaaaaagttttataatctaatatagcaCATCAAACCATATTAGTTTGCGAGTTTATTTTTGTGACACACTTTTAATAACCAAATAGGTGACATATTGTAAATAGGTCATGAAGGAATAATTTTTCATCCAGACAACTATCTTTGTCTTGGGTGATTGCTACTTGGGTTTGATTTTTGAATGATATTCAAGAAAAGAGTATTGTAGAAACCAACTTTTACTCAAGGACAAAATTATAAAGGAATAACTAGAATCACACCGAAATAAACTTCGTATAGGAGTCTACAAAGAAACGATCAAATTGTTTGAGATACACAAATTCAGAGACAGGTAAATTCCTGTGTGAACCTCTATGCTAACAAGCAAATTAACCTTCATTATTAGGAAACCATCATTACATTCATGTGTAAACTAAAGGAAGTGAAAACCATCACAACCTTATTAGTTATTGTGCATAAAATGCTTCATACATTGTATTGGTATGCAAAGCAACTAAGTATATTTCTCACATCGTATTATTCTATGAAAAGCTCAGATTTGGACAACCTTGGAGTTGGAATTGCAATTGTTGGATTCTTCTTCTTAGTAACGACACCGAAAGTGTCTGAAACATCAATCTCTAAACCTTGTGGCAATTTCCATTTGAAGGAGTGCAAGATTGAAGCCATTATGTATTTGAGTGTCTTCTCCCCTAGTGTAATACCCGCGCATATTCTTCTCCCTGACCCAAAtggaaaatacttaaaattgtTGCCCGAATAATCTAATCTAGCATAACCATCATTTAGAAACCTATCGGGTTTAAATTCCAATGGATTGTCCCAATACTTTGGGTCCCTTTGAATAGCCCAAACATTTATGAAAATCCTTGAACCTTGGGGTACATGGTACCCTCCAATGATGCTAGATTTGCTTGGAGTACGAGGTACCAGGAAAGGAAGAGGTGGGTGCAGACGAAACGTCTCTTTAATTACAGCATCTAAATAATGTAATTTGGGCAAATGGGATTCTTCGACTAAGTTATCCATCCCCACAATTTCTGttaattcttcatgaacttTTCTCATTATCTCTGAATGTTTCATCAGCCTTGCCATTACCCATTCTGACATGGTCGTTGTAGTGTCAGATCCAGCCACCACTATGTCCTATTTAAACATGAGTAAAGTGATCAactaaattgaaaattaaaaaacaaaaataaaaacaaaataaaatttgattgatGTCTACGAATTAGCTAAAGATATTAATGGACAACTAAACCACTTCAGTTCGACTCTAAAGTAATGAGACATAAAAGTAGAAAAGTGGACACATACATACCACAAGCACAGCCTTGAGTTGGGTCATGCTAATCGAATTTGCACCGTTATCCTGCTCCATTATTTCCAAGAGAACTTGCAAAAAGTCCTTTTGTGCTATCTTTGGCTTCCCCTCTTCTTTGGCCTTGGCCAAACTCTTGATCTGTTTGTCAATGGCATAATCAAGTACTCGTTCAATACTTTGGGAAATCTCCTTTGCTTCCCTTACGATCCCTTGTAAATCAAAACTTGCTAATGAAGGGAAAAGGTCCGAAACATTTGGTTTTCCAAGTAACAacattaaatttgaaaacatatgCCTAAACTCAACTCCAAACTTAGCCCCTTCCTCTCCTCGTAGTGTGTTGCCCCACAACATCTTCATGATGACATTCATCACCGTCACAAACACCAGTTCTCCTAAATCTATGGGGGCACCTATTTTGTCATACAGATTCCTAATAGTGTTCCTTACCTCTTCTCTTTGAAAAGAGAAGGTAGAATCAAGATTCGCTGGACTTAGCATCTCTCGCACAAACATCTTTCGCAACATCCTCCAATTAGGACCATTTGGGGCAAAGGCGATATCAGCTCCCTCGAATGTCATAGCAAGTGCAACTCTGGTAGCATCACGGTTGGAAAATATTGGGTCTTGGTCACGAACAACTTCTTTCACTAGTGAGGGTGAGCTAATTACAATGCACAATTTATTTGCAAGCCAAATCTTGTAGATGGGGCCATAGATCCCACCCAGTTGTTGAAATTTTGTATGAAGTTCTGTACCTATAAATGGAAGGTACCCGACTATTGGCAAGCCACGGGGTCCTGGTGGCAATGGAGGTACTGCAacctttctttgtttcttgacGGCCCATAGCAACCATAAAACCGCAAATATACCGATCAAAATAGTGAGAGTAGAGCTAGAAAATGTCTCGTCACTAGCATATGACCTCCACCATGCCATTGTTGCAAAAGCTGCAATTAAGTGTACGGTGATGTGAAAAAAAAGGGTCAAAATTTGGAATATTTATGTTATGTGAGTTGGGTGGAAGCATGGCTTGGAAGGCAAGGAGGAAAATAGAATGAGACTTATCAATGTTATGCATagatattttgtatttgaaatgTCCTAgatttataaagagattttataaaaaaaataattttaaaaaattattgtgattaaATTCAATTTGTTAACCTGGAATACCTTtacaatgtaatttttttttaatgaactttGAGATATTTTGCATGTTCAGAGGGGCTGGAGTACTAGGAGTGATAATAAgggtctaatattatatataactcgggcgatcttaattaatttgataCTTTTATTAACCATCAACCTTAACAtaactcattatatatatatatatatatatattaaattggtGGCCGCTTGTTGCAACCATTGGTATATAGTTCGTTTAATAAAATGATCATGAaccttaaaaaatgattatgttGAATTAACACAAACAAACTTATATGAATCTGTTTtgacttaattaatttaattaattaatttgaaataatttatatattataaatattttaacttgtaTCAAAGTATATGTATTCAAAACTAAATTAGTgacaaaatcaatttgaaaattgatACCCATAGCCATAATTAATACACATTTCCAACTTTTCAACACTTATCtaaatataaaaggaaaatggacTTGTGATCACATAAAATTCAtctaaataaacaaatacattaaaaaCCATATTCCATGTATCCATTCCAACATTAGTTATTTACATTAAATTActgaaagtaaaaaataaaaaaagaataagaaggtGGTTTTAGagctttattttataatttaaaaaatattatttatttatacagaTTTTGCAGTTAAGAAAGTTAACGTTAGCCCATTATAACAAAATCTTGTTACAATAAGCAATAAAGTTCCGTTTTAGATGataatatgtgaatagtagtgagaatattaattaataataataaagtagtaTGAGAATATCTTAGAACAATTATGTTCTCAAATAGACCCAGCTAAGTCTTTACTCTCATGTCGATTTACAAACTATGTTAAAGATTTCCAACCTTATAGCTAATACTTTTTTCGGCATATCTTCTGAACACTTGTTAGAAAGAAGCTGCTCTAGTGTGAAATGGATTTTGGGGGCCATAGATACTTTGAAAGAGGAGCAATAATATAATAGAGCCATGATCATGTGATGTTTTTGGcggatatatatatctatctgtatgtatatatttagagagagagatgctACTCAACATCCCCACACAATACACTAacatgtgatttgtcatttttgttattatatttaaacatacaTGCTTACACATCAATATATGTacgtgtatttaaataaaaaggtaaaaatTAAGAATTACATGTTGGTACGTGGTATAAGAGATGacgagtagaatttttcatatatatgataagaaaattttttactaTCTATCAAAGTATATATTcacatatttttatcattagTGATTGTGAAAAGATATTGGAAGCTGACCACTATACTGGAGTATTATAAATGAGGATACAAAATGTAAACCGTACGATAACATAAGAAAACAAGCAAAAAGATATATAATGAGATTTGAGGAAATAGTTTTAGAATTGATAAATGAAGAGACTTACAAGTTGGAACTTTGGATGAAAATCACGTACAGCTTCTTTGAGAACGTACAAGAGTTCTACGAATTTAGAGATCAAGTTTTTGGTATTCTGCTGTAGTACTCATGTTTAAGCACGCCTTCTTATATAGAGCCAGAAGTCTTGAATTATTTGCTTATCAGTCTACTTTCTCCTTAACTAacgtcatgcatgcatggttggcAGCTTGGCAAGTTAAAATCCCGTCAAATGATTTTTTGAGCCAAAGATGCTTTCAATACATGTGAGAGTTTTTGTCTCATGTACGTACTGGGAGTTGTTGCATAAATTAATTCTCCGTTCGTGGTTTGAATGTTCATCGTGTGTGCTGATGTGCTAAGGCGAGACTGCATGCTTTAAGTGTCGATCTATTTGTCGTTAATTGATGTCCTGATATTATTCGCAAAGCACCACTGCCACATAATTTCACCTAAATTGATCACAAAAGTTCGATTTTCTTGTACCGTGTGCTGGGAGTTGTTGCATAAATTAGTTCTCCGTTCATGGTTTGAATGGTTATCATGTGTGTGCTGATGTGCTAAGGCGAGACTGtaagaatttatatttaaactctatgtcccacacacccatcttaatagaatttgaaatagctTAAACTCATCAGATaaaagatgagtgataacgggataagaaaaatcctaaaggataagaaaaatcctaaaagataagattaaaactctatatctctaattataatcagatacaaactcttagatttcttaatggtcaaaaatctataaataacaTTGGAGGGTTAAAGGATTCTCATCTACAACATTAAAGTACCTTTTGTCATtgtgagacacttgtgaggcaAAGTTGTTAGGGTGATCTTTCCCTCGTAGCTAgatctaattcttcatcaaatCGATAGAGAAATgtacgtatttatttattactgttcaTTATTGTAGATCATAGAAAATTGAAGAtctatttattaatattcatgttaaaatTTCTAACAGACTGCATGCTTTAAGTCTCGATTTATTCGTCGTTAATTGATGTCCTAATATTATTCGCAAAGCACCACTGCCACATAATTTCACCTAATAATAAGCCTCTGGCCTTTAATAactaacaaattaataaaatagttaataattattaaagagTATTGGAATGCACACAACTcaactataacttttatatatacaaCTGATCGATgactattaaaatatttttactttttaatttcaaactgaTCATCCAGAtagaataaaaatcaaataattactttaacataaattaatattttaataacgaATTGTGTGGAAATTGTATATGGgcgtatagcatttttcatcattatatatattaaggcaATAACGACATGGCGAAAAATTAAGAGGGATAATGACACTGGATAAATTCAATCCACGTGAATGGAAAAAATTGGTAGCATGTGCGAATCCAAGGCCGCCGTTGAAGAATTGCCAAAATTATTGCGTAGAAAAAATGTGAAGAAACCAAACATTTGAAACTTCTAAGAGATACCTTGTCTCGTTTATAACCTCGAGTATACAAAGTACTGGAGTGGACAAGTCAATACATCGTAATCTTGTTTCGGTCCCCCATACGGCCTACACTAATTTGGACAGTGACGCGAATCAAGAAATTTCTTTGGAGGGCGGATTATTGTCACAACCATGACAAAGAATTTGTTTAtattgtaagagttttatttaaactctatgtcccacatactcatcttaatataatttgaaataGCTCAAATCTTATCAGTTAAAAGATGAGTGATAATGGGATGAGAAAACTCCTAagaaataagattaaaactctatatctctaattatagtcagatacaaactctgagatttcttgatggtTAGAAACACTataaaaaaaggcaaaattGGTGGCTTTTATATACGTGGTGTTTGTTTATGCGCcggtagatatataaaattaccgACGCTTAATGTTTCTACtggtaaattattgagattcccgACATTTAAATTGTTATGCCGgtactaatatatagctttggCGGCGTTTATAACAATGCCACCAATATAGTAATTATGCATCGGGAAAGTAATAGTTTCTCGGCATTTATATTAttacgccggtaataatatagaTTGTTTGTGgcgtttaaataaatgccactaATTTATTGATTATACACCGTTATATTAACTGTGTTTGCCGACGTTTATAAAGGATTTTCATCTATAATATTAGAGTAccttttgccatcgtgagaTACTTGTGAGGCAAAATTGTTAGGGTGATTCTTCTCTTATAGCCAgatctaattcttcatcaaactgataaaaaaaaatatatttatttattactatttattattataaatcatataaaattaaaaatccgtttattaatattcatattaaaatattaaatagagaCTGCATGCTTTAAGCTGTCTCGATCTATTCGTCGTTAATTGATGTCCTGATATTATTCGCAAAGTACCACTGCCACATAATTTCACCTAATAATAAGCCTCTGGCCGTTAATAAgtaacaaattaataaaatagttaataattattaaagagTATTGGAATGCACACAACTcaactataacttttatatacACAACTGATCGCTgactattaaaatattttttactttttaatttcaaactgaTCATCCAGAtagaataaaaatcaaataattactttaacataaattaatatatattttaataacgAATTGTGTGGAAATTGTATATGGgcgtatagcatttttcatcattatatatattacggCAATAACGACTTGGCGAAAAATTAAGAGGGATAACGACAGTGGATAAATTCAATTCACGTGAATGGAAAAAATTGGTAGCATGTGCGAATCCAAGGCCCCCGTTGAAGAAGTGCCAAAATTATTACGTAGAAAAAATGTGAAGAAACCAAACATTTGAAACTCCTAAGAGATATCTTTTCTCGTTTATAACCTCGAGTATACAAAGTACTGGAATGGACAAGTCAATACATCGTAATCTTGTTTCGGTCCTCCACACCTCCACTAATTTGGACAGTGACGCGAATCAAGAAATTTCCTTGGAGGGCGGATTATTGTCACAACCATATTGATAAAgaatttgtttatatattttcataatagattgtgatatatataatacaaaaatattataaacataaCTTCAAGCACAAAAGATATTATCAACATATCTATCAATTAGAGACATATATATGACATacatgcatatttatatagtagttttccttctttaacaaaaaataagataaaatatttatcattaaCTATATGGAGCTagaatgttataaagaacaagacaaaaagaaaagaaaagtcatgcataaaatataaatttaaaaaataaaaaaaagtttgaaggaGACtcgaagaaaaatagaaaaggatTGCGTACATGTGACACTACAACGGATATATGTGGGTTTTTCTAGCATCAGTTTTGGCCAAAAATATGGTGTTTAAATGGTCACAATAGATCATTTGCGGTCATTTCTTATAGTCATTGGGTCACCCATTAATTTTTGTCCCAATCGCCACTTTTATTGGCCATCCATCTATTAGCCACAATAAATTTTTCAGCCATGTAGTTTGTTCCAAATAGCCTGCTTGCATACTGTTGAAAGTGAAGGTAATATATCTGTGAATAATGGGAGTTGCTATGTACAGTCCCAATTCGGGACTGCATATGTAGGCCTCTTTTAAATGAAACGATTCGTTTCATTTAAGTGAGGTAAACGACTACGTATTGCTTTGGTAGAAACCAGACCTCCTACTGCATATTCTCCTCAAGCATATTGCTTTGGTAGAAACAAGACCTCCTGCATTTTCTCCTCAAGGAAGAAGAACAATCGGcagcctcctcctccaccaGATTTTTCTTCTCCGCAATTTGGTTCTGGTCCATAGGTTGTTCTCGGTGCTTGTATTAAGAAATTGTTCtgggtgctttttttttttttttaaatcattctGGGTGCGTGCATTTGACTACTTTGATTCACAATCCTcacaaaaccaagaaacatgTTCAGGCAGAAGTTACGAGCCATACATCCAACCAATAACTACATAAACAAACaaccaagaaaaattctatttcttcATGTTTCTATGTGAAACAAGCAaccaaaaagtaattttttttttttttaatcattctgGGTGCATGCATTTAACTTTGATTCACAATCCTCACAAAACCAAGGAATGTATTCATCAACAGTTACGGGTCATACATCCAAGCAATAGTTgcataaacaaacaaacaagaaaaattcttttttttttttttttttgtgttcctATGcgaaacaaacaaccaaaaagCAAACAACTGTCCTTTTCTATCGGAAAATTACAACCACTATGTGAACTCTGTTCTTATGAACATAGAACGTTAGGCAAATAAATTTCTACtgcatgatttttttatttgcacGATATCTtttgttgaggaaaaaaaaaactggagaAAAAAGATTGGGCTGGTCCCCCAATTTTCAATGAGCTAAACTtttcagaaaaagaaataaaaaagcaaaTCCAAATTCAATTATATACACTAAAAAACAGCTTCTAGTATCAATTTTATACACTGAAAATATACTTGTAGTTTCAATTCCCCTGCTTGTGCTTTGTGATATTAGAATTAGCAAGTGTGATGTTTTTTTTGGAACAAATGTTGTCTTTCTTGTACCAAACTTTtatacttatttaatttttttaatttcatgctGTGTTTTAATATTGCaagattattcttgatctagaaaggggaagaaaacacATCTACTAGGCAATTGATGTTCCTTTTTGAAAGCAGTACTTATATGAGTACCCCAAATATGAGAGATGATGAGGAAATAATTGATGATCATGGGGTTTTAGAGCCAATGCCGTGGAATGACGATGATGATGGGGTTGAAGAGCCaatgcttgggaatgagaatcATGGGGTTTTAGAGCCAATGCACGTCCAGAATAACGATGATGATGCGGTTGTAGAGCCAGTGCTTGGGAATGAGGATCATGGGGTTTTAGAGCCAAAACcgataaatgatgatgatggagtttCAGAGCCAATGCCATGGATTgataaatgatgatgatggagtttCAGAGCCAATGCCATGGATGTTTTTTAAAACTGAGCAAGAACTCATTGACTACTATAAGTAATATGGGAAACAAACTGGATTTGGGATAATGACCCAAAGAAGTAAAAGGGAAAATGATGGAAGTGTTAGATATGTAACAATCGGTTGTGCTCATAGGGGTAAGGCGAGGAACCGTACTACCAACCTTTCTAAACCACGCCCGACAACGAGGACTGATTGTAAGGCAAAGATTAATACAATCTTGTTTGGTGGTGTCTTACGCATAGCTACTGTTCAAAAATGCACACAACCATGCTCTAAGTCCACGAAAGACAAGATTTTTTAGATGTAATCGAGCTATTGATGAGAGTGTGAAGAGGCAGTTGGATATTAATGACAAGGCAGGCATAGGTATGGCCAAAAGTTTTAATGCTTTGGCAGTCGAGGTTGGTGGATTTAAGAAACTTCCATTTATTGAGAAATATGTACCGAATTATATTGACAAGGCTCGACACCTTAGACTTGGAAAAGGTGGTGCTGATGCACTTCGTGGTTATTTTGAGAGAATGGAATATAAAAATGATGGGTTTTACTCATTGATGGATTTGAATGATGATGGATGATTACACAATGTCTTTTGGGCCGATGCACGTGGTAGAGCAGCGTATgagtattttggagatgttgtgATATTTGATACAACATACCTCACAAACAGATATGGCATGCTGTTCGCCCCGTTTGTTGGTGTCAACCACCATGGATAGTCAATACTGTTGGGAGTAGGTTTGATATCAAGTGAAAATACTGAAACTTTTATTTGGCTATTTGAGACTTGGTTGAAATGTATGGATTGGAGAGCGCATAACTGATCAAGACAGGGCCATGAAAAATGCTATTGGAATAGTTTTTCCAAACACTCGGCATAGATACTGTTTGTGGCACATCATGCTAAAACTACTAGAGAAGTTGGGATCACATGCTGAATATAAGTGTGGTTTGAAGAGTGCATTGTAAAAGTGTATTTATGATTCTCAAACTTCTGGTGAGTTTGAGAAGTCTTGGAGGTGTTTCTTGATACTTATAATTTGTACGAGAATGCATGGCTTCAAAGTCTATATAATGAGCGAATGTATTGGGTTCCTGTATATCTAAAAGATACATTTTGGGCTAGGATGAGCACCACTCAGAGGAGTGAGGGCATGAATGCCTTTTTTGATGGATTTGTACATTCAGGGACTACATTAAAAGAATTTGTCGATCAATTTGACAATGCACTGAGGAAGAAAGTAGAAAATGAGATGGTAGCAGAGTTTCACTCATTTAATGCCACAATCCCATGTATATCTCATTTACCCGTGGAGAAGCTTTTCTAGGTATAGGAGTGTGTCCCAACTTGCATGATTAAGATCACTCTAGAATGAAAAAAGGTTCTCAAATGTAGACTTTGGTTTTCAAGTACGCAAAGTCAAGAGAAATTGTTTTTTTCTAAAGAACTTGCTAGACAAACCTCTAAAAGGCTTTTTTCTTAGGAGTAGCTCACTCAAGAATTTATTGGGGAAAAGAACTCAACCCAAGCTTAAATGAAAATTCCTAGAACTAGTATTTTTCCTTCAACTGCAACTACAAGTCCTACGAAATGAAAGAACCTTTCTTCATCATACTGAAAGATGAATGTCTGTGATAAGATTatgtatacttgttatgaaaaTTTCTTAATCCAAAGCTGGGTTTTGAGAGGTCTTGATAAGATCATGTGTACTTTGTTGAAGCATACATGGAGAGCTTTCACCAAATGTATGTCATGATGctaaaagataataattcatgAGTCTTGCTCGTGAGATGGATTTTCCTTGGGCCATGGCAAATCTAAGTTTCAAGCTGTGGGTATATCTTTCCCATTGATCTTTTGCTTGGATGTAGATGTAACATGTTGTATTTCTTGTTACAGTGCATTCTAGCATAATGATAACTCTTTTATTaggagaaattatttattatacaaggaaaatactttttattcatttattcacCAATTTGAAGAACTTAATAATCTTACTTTCTCATTTGAACCTCCAAAACATCTCCTCTATTGCCTGTAAtaagatttatatttatatctatatatattgcaaAAGAAATTGAGACCTCTCTCTAACAATTGGCCATacttaatttcttttctctGTTGCAGTTATGGGAGAAACTAAAGACTTCTCAAGACTTCTTAACTTTTGTTTATTGCTAAAATGCAGGATAATTCAGAGATCATGATATTGAAATTGTCACTGGAAATGATGCTAAAGTTATTGAAATGGTAAtggacctctctctctctctctctctctctctctctctctctctctctctctctctctctctctctctctctctctctctcataaccTTTTTGTGAGTGCACCTCAATGACAGGATTTGATGCATAGTGTTGGAAGATTGAAATAGACTACTCTAGGAGTGAGTAAAGCATCATAATTCTAGTTATTTTCCCACATGATTACTAGATTGTCAACAAAAAATCTTTGTTCATGGTTTGCTtacaaattttaactttgattttGCCCTCATTACATTTGCTATGAAGATAGATAGATAAAACAtggatgcatattgaaaataaattgtAGTCCAATGAATATGGTGAAGGTGTTAGACAATTCATGGCTATGGTGCAAGCCAATTTGCCAGGATCAGATCGCATTTGGTGTCCATGTAAGTGATGCTGAAATAGAGCTTTCCAGCCTTTTAGTTTggtggaaaatcatttatttatcATATGGATTGATCCAAACTATACCGAAGGGAtattccatggagaagatgacCCGTTCCTACACACTACATGTTCTGATGATGAAGGTGATGATGCATTAGATGTTAATGAGTATATTGATGATGTGGAAGATCTTTTAGATAACATTCGAGTGGGGTCGTTTATGGACAATTCAGCTacaaatgatggagatgcagacATTGATGATGAACCACAAACCTCGACTACTCCAACAAACCTGAGTTTCGAGGAGTTGGTTGCTGATGCACAACGGCTACTTTATCCTTCATGTTCAATGTTCTCAAAGCTATCATTTATAGTAAAGTTGCTCCACATCAAGACAAT comes from the Carya illinoinensis cultivar Pawnee chromosome 8, C.illinoinensisPawnee_v1, whole genome shotgun sequence genome and includes:
- the LOC122317914 gene encoding flavonoid 3'-monooxygenase CYP75B137-like: MAWWRSYASDETFSSSTLTILIGIFAVLWLLWAVKKQRKVAVPPLPPGPRGLPIVGYLPFIGTELHTKFQQLGGIYGPIYKIWLANKLCIVISSPSLVKEVVRDQDPIFSNRDATRVALAMTFEGADIAFAPNGPNWRMLRKMFVREMLSPANLDSTFSFQREEVRNTIRNLYDKIGAPIDLGELVFVTVMNVIMKMLWGNTLRGEEGAKFGVEFRHMFSNLMLLLGKPNVSDLFPSLASFDLQGIVREAKEISQSIERVLDYAIDKQIKSLAKAKEEGKPKIAQKDFLQVLLEIMEQDNGANSISMTQLKAVLVDIVVAGSDTTTTMSEWVMARLMKHSEIMRKVHEELTEIVGMDNLVEESHLPKLHYLDAVIKETFRLHPPLPFLVPRTPSKSSIIGGYHVPQGSRIFINVWAIQRDPKYWDNPLEFKPDRFLNDGYARLDYSGNNFKYFPFGSGRRICAGITLGEKTLKYIMASILHSFKWKLPQGLEIDVSDTFGVVTKKKNPTIAIPTPRLSKSELFIE